The genomic region ttacttgggaaagagaagatcaaatgcgaaagaaacaccctcatctattcccggttccggaaacgtcagattccgaggaagaaacaacgactactacgcctacctaaatttcgggacaaaatttcttttaaggtgtaggtaatgtaacatcccgcctttttccgtcaacttttccgtttaactatttatgttccgttatatgtttataacacgtctcgttgatacgtgtttgaattatcttgtttaggtaattcccacacccgttttaaagttaagggaccaaacttgccaagggttgaaacttttgactaggtcaaagagtcaaccctcatcctcatccattcaatctcatctctttcactcttactacttcaacttttctctcaacttccatacaaagattcatcatccaaaatcgagctagcggtcatcttgccaaacaaattacatatttgaactcctcgtgatctcctcttcgattccataccgacctcatcaaatttgggtaactttctaaaatcactaattttatgtgttcttgagatttttgaattaaaaggttgttaattagtgtctatggctcaagtctagtttgattatgtgttttgtatgcttgttcttgctattttaatgtaactagttcacattgaaagttcacatgcttaatcttgaattttaagtggttatatgttgtttgatgttaagagttcatgttttaatcttgttcctagtgttactagcttcatttggatgtaaagatttatcaaagaaacctcttaaacttgattatgaaatttggtgatttttggttagggtttcatgaactaggaatggatttttgatgctttaaatgcttgaaaatgtcgattgtaagtgttaggttgtgttgtatgcttaattaccttcgctaCGGCATATCATtcgtgtaatttggttgccaaatcattaaattgcatttatgacttgtatgcattgaatggggaacattaattgtggtttttggttgttataagtggaagtttgattgatgatatgtgtttagttgcattcctcgtcaaaatacctttccaacgatgtatgataggcgttataagtgtttgcgggtcaagagttgtgttagaattggttttggctcgtgcatagtttgaaagacagaaaaatagctgaactacaggtcgcgcggcgcgcaccctaccccgcgcggcgcgtcaaatggcctggacagattctgacctccatgtcccttttaacgtgaaatgtttgactagctaccgacctccgattcacatgaaaattgttttaatatacttgtatatgaataattagcatggaaaatttgtccgggacccgacccgaacatgttgactttttcgttgactttgacccgaccaagtttgactttttgtcaaacttaaccaattaattatgcaatcttcctaacatgcttttatacttgtatcttgcatgaaacttgacaatttgcttcacatgctatattaatcgagtcgtattgagccataggactaattgaacatctttgacccttcgtgactatcgttattgatacaacctaattgtttaggtcgagactagcattgttctttgcacgtttacttgttgaagtactatttcactcttgcaatcaaaggtgagatcatagtcccacttttactctttttgaacttatatttgggatgagaaaacataaacgattcttttgaactaagtgaacacaagaacgggaaaacaaacattctacatacgagtttagaacaaaaagcctcaattcgattatcattagttacacttgacgggtgtaagcgagaacttatgttatatggccatatgggttgacaaccctcatctttgacggttcgctaccgtctacggatgaaatatattttcgagaatcagtgtttgttctagcactatggatggggtatacaatggatggaatgttaagctttgataattgggtgctcgtgaatattaacttttagaatgatttactattatttcaactttgcaaaccttgtggttcgacttacttacttttgctcacttacttacttaaacctatgatttcaccaacgttttcgttgacagattctctatgtttttctcaggtccttgaacttaggtgatacatgcttccgctcatactttttgatacttgcttaccgtgtcgcctagatttcatttgtacttataaccttgtaacttaacttttggttgaactattcttgtgaactttggaaacaatctttattttaaaatgaaggcgacatattttggtcaaacattgtcataaagacttatgactaggtaatgggacccacgtagacgacgccgtcacttgacgatttgtcggggtcgctacacgcgGTGAGTGATCGGGGGATCAAGGGTGTCTGTTTCGACAACCCTCTAGTGTGTTTATAGTTTCCCGGCTGCAATGGTTTTGTTCCTGTTGGTTTCTCCCCTATATGCTTGCTATATACTTCGCCTTGAATGTGAATGTGGGCTCGATGGGAGTATTTTGGTGATTTCAATTACGGATTTGTTAGTGGTTTGTGGTGGGTATGTTCGGTCTCGTGGTTCAACTTTTGCCTTTTAAAATCTTGAGGGTATTGGATGACACGTTTTAGGTGAAGTCAGACTTAATGTTGGTTTTGATTTGTTTGTGCAATTTTGAGTGTCATCGGTTTGTTTCAAGGCGTTATGGTTTGGTTCAAGCCTTTAAGGTGTTATGTGTATGATCGTTCTTAGGCCTAACAATATGTACAATATCTAAGCCCAAGAGTCCCTTAGTATCTAgagccaattggtgatagagggaggttccCCTAAGCTTGTATGCATACATTTATTTATTCCCATATGCGATGTGGGACACTCATtaaccgattagctccaacaatcaTCCCCATAATCAGTTTATTCATGCACTTGTATCATATAACGTAGCTAACCCCGGACACGTTCATTTACATATCGACTTTTCACGAAACCTACGAACTTTCCCCTGTCATTTCCAAAGTCACCCCGATTTGAACCGCCGCAGCCACAATAATTACACTCGTGCCGCCTCGCTCTCATACCGCTTGGATTATTTTTAGGCCCAACAACATGTACAACAAATAAGTCCTTTAGCCTGTTAGTACTCTAAAACCAATTAGTGATAGAGGAAGGTTCACACAAGCTTATAGTTTTTTTCCATATCCGATGTGAGGCACCATTTACCTATTAACTCCAACATTATAATTTTTAATGTTGCAATAGTTTGTGTTTTGTTGATTGGGTTTGTTTAGATCATGATTGTGTAATTTGATTGATTTCATGTTTGTGTAATTTGATTCATCTTTAAGGCAATATTGTTTGGTTAAGTAGATCATTGGATCTACTCACTCAAGCATGTCGTTGAATTTGCATCAGTTAGTATCATTTCTAGATCATTAGATCTATttagtttaaattaagttttttgCAAAAAAGAAGTGTCAACGCTTTAAATGTTTTGTCAAAATGTCTGATATGATCAAGACCAAGCAATTCCTGACTCATCTTTAAGTGAGAATGTTTACCTAATCAAGATTATGTCAATAAAGTCAACCTATGGCTGCAATTGCGATCAATCTCGCTATCTCTTTAGTTGCCTCCCTCATAACCCTTCGTGTGTCGGTAAGACGTCAGTCTTGTTTGGTAAGTCCAAGTAACAACTATAAAACAGAGGAGGGTTTTAGGACTTAAGAGGTGCCTAAAGTAGGGTTTTTCAATATTGATATAGCATGAAACCTATGCTCCTAACAGACGTATCGTAATACTGTGGGTTGTAGCCGGACAATAAGAATTTTTAACTCAAAAGTCAAGAGCactataaatttatatttataatcttaCTAAAACTTGAAATAATACTATGAAAAACTACCACAAATTTTGACATATTTAATTCCTCTAGTGTGACTTAAACCCCTACCTTTAGATGGAAGGTTTCTTTTAATACCGGTAGCCAAGGGCCCTTCAATAATAAACAGTAGTGATTTCAGAATGGAGCGGATGGTATCCTGCTACATTAAAAGTTtggttttcttttttattttaagaAAAAAACTACAACTCAAATCGTATATAATATCACTAAATTAAACACTGTATGTTTTAAAATTCatgattttttttttgaagtaAATAGTCATTTTGGAATTGCCACCATGGGGTCTTCAAATAGAATCTCCATATGATATCATATTTCTCATACGGTTTTGAGCATTGATTCTTAGACCACTTGTAGTGGTTGGAGGCGTGAGTTGCTTTTTGTActtttttgatgactaggacgtgtgggttagttgtgtggagtagtggtggtgtgggtTGGTGGTGTGGGTGGGTTAGTGGAATAATGATGTggcatttaatttttaatttttgtgtttaatttaattgttttatattattttatgtattatattaatatttttaaaatatattttaattACAACGGCTATATTTTGAAccgttttttcttttttttaacggCTAGTTTCCTCCACTTCCTCCCCTATATATACAACCACTCTTCTCAAAACATAACACTCACACTTCATCTCTTCTAAAACTCTCAAACCATAAACACACACACTTCGAAATGAGCCCGTTGAATGTTGTTGTTAAAGTTCACTACGGAGGTGAATTTGATCGCGAAATGATGAATTATACCGAGTGTGAAACACGAGATTATTACATGGATGTTCGTAAGTGTCAAAGTTATATGTGTTTGCTTGAGTTGCTACATCGAGACATAATCTACCCCACTAAACAAATCTGGTTTTTCAAAAAACCCAACGCTCGTGCCTCGCTACTAGAAGAAGATCACGATTGGTTTGGTGCGATTGGGCGAACCTTGTTACGTAACCAACCAATTAACATATACCCCGAATGGATTGATGAAAGCTACGCCATTTCGAGTAGTGAAGATGAAGCTGTACCTGAATCTCAACCGTTTCAACAATATGATGTTCGCGCATTCGAAGATTGATGAATGTGTTTGTTGAAGATAGCCGTTAGGAAATTATATTGttgtttttttttagaaaataatGTAATCGTTTAAGAAATATTGAAATAAACGGCTATATCTTTAAAATAGAAAACATTTCATTAATATAAAAAACATAACATACAATAATTGAACTTACTTAAAcgaaacattacataattaaacaaTCCCTAAACGAAACTACTCATCATTAGCAGTACGAAAGTAAGGGGATAAGTTCCAAACGTGTTCGGTTAAATCTGCCTCTAACTTTCTGTGAACTTGCCTATCTCTTATTTCCTTAACCCTTGCATCTCGATCCCTCAAATCCCTTTGTAACCGTCGTGGTGGGTTCCTTTCTATCATTCTTTCTTCTCTCCTACCTATAACAAATCTGTTATTTTCTTGAATTATGTTATGTAATACGAGACAAGCATACatatgtcttctaattttgttgaagtCCAAAGATCCTGCCGGAGTTTTTAACATTGCAAATCTACCCTGTAATACTCCAAATGCACGCTCAATATCTTTTCTGGCACTTTCTTGAAACCGTTTAAATTTTTTTCGCGGTTCGTCAGTAGGAGAATGGGGTGCTTTGACCAACATAGCCCAATCAGGGTATATACCATCACCTAGGTAATACCCTCTATCGTAGTGATGCCCGTTTACATCAAATGGTGAAGGAGGAGCAGTGCCGTCCTTTATACTGTTGAACAACGGTGAGGCATTTAAAACGTTAATGTCGTTGTTTGCACCTGCCATACCAAAGAATCCATGCCATATCCACAAATCTTGAGATGCGACTGCTTCAAGCATAATGGATGGTCCCCTTTTATCACCTCTAGTATATTGTCCTTGTCATGCAATAGGACAATTCTTCCACTCCCAGTGCATACAATCAATACTACCAAGCATACCGGGTAAACCATGTTTTTGGGCTTGAATATTATAAAGCCGAGCAATATCTTCGGCTGTTGGCTTTCTCAGATACTCTCTCGCAAACAAATgaaatacgcattttcaaaaaaTAATCTAAACATAAAGCAGCAATTTTCTCACCAATTTTTATGTATTCGTCAAACATATCAGGTGTAGTTCCATACGCCATTGACGTATAGCCGcggtatgtgatgacccgggaattccgaccaaatttaaacttaatctttatgtgaattcgacacgataagcaaagtatgtaaagctgagtctcaaaattttggaacaatttacatgaatgcatttgacctttgactattctcgacgattcacgaatccttGATTGTAAACTGAAATGTAgagataaataattatatatgtaaataattatatataataaattaaatatgttgatgaactattatgtgatttagttattatgaaggataacataaaataactaaaacttgttattttgaaatatatagagtatattgaatatatttgacttcgaatataattaagtcaacgttaacaaagtattaaatatatattattatactttgagtttatgtgtttcaatatataaaattaatatatatgtctatgtaataaaacttaatatttaaaacataattatatatatagtagtggGAATATATATGTGATATTTCTGCATAAATAATACTATATGCATATTAATAAAATGGATAActattaaacatatatatagtatatattatataaatattaaacattacataatcaATAAACTGTGATATTATTACGTAATTATGAGTTAAAATatagatattataataatattagtatcattacttttattattattattaaaataaatattaatatcgatatcagaattattaaaaaaatataaaaatgtaaaaatttgatacatgtaacatgttctatatctttaccattactagtattattattatttttattattacaattttattatttttaccataattgttattgtattatttgatattattattattaattctattatttttattaatagtattattattaataatttaataattaattactaattattaatattaaatataaattatatatataaagatatgcaTATGCGTGATATATTTATATCTGTTaggaatcaatatttttttttctcttcttcttcctgGTGACCCGTGATTATTCCTGTCGATTAGTATCTTCACTATATTACAATCGAATATCTCGGAATTGTTATCTATTACAATCATTCTTAACTTCCATAAATTGGGGGAATTAACACATAAAAGATGAATACCGATAGTTCATGTACGCAATTTTTTTACCCATAACTCAAATCCGTATCATTCTCCAAAATCTATCAATGCAGAAGTGTCCTAAATTATGTTGTAAATGTTTCCTCAACTTTCCAGGTGTTAATTCGTCAAAACAACTTCGAATTCGAAGAGTCAAACTGcaaattcaaaagtcaaactttagtgttcttgaagaaattcgaagtTTATGTTATGAAATAAGTTAAATAatcgattccaatagtttctatagATGATTTAGAATGTCTTTCATGTTATAACAATTGTCCAAATCAGTAGGAAtttcgaaatcaaattttttttttataaatgcctGCGACGAACAGCGggtacttttatttttttattcattttttttaaataaatataaacctTTGTTATTGATTGTGATTTGTGTTGAAGAATTTAAATCGTTGTTTGGTTGATTTGGGTTTGCCGATTGGTTTGTAGAAGAGGAATATGAACACAGAATGTTATACGGGTTATATATGTTTGGATTTGGGTTTATATCAGAAAAACGAGCATGGTACAATGGTTAAGTGTTGTTTCGGGTAtacgagaggtcttaggttcgatcccTGCTGATGACAATTCTTTTTAAAAGGCATTTTTGAGGTagctactaattattattattaatattattaatattaatattattaatattaatattattattattagtattatgttaaatattattatagttagtattattattattatgaaatttacATTAAATCCATggtattatgtttatgtttgtgaATCAAAAATTTAATGTTAATAAACGATATGACTATAATTATAGTTCAAGTatgaaaatatagataaaaagaacTACAGagtaattaaaaatatgatttaacGATATGATAATATTCATGATTATGGCTATACTTATTATAAATAAACTATGGATATGAATATCAAGTTAATATATTTATTTCATGGTTGTAAGGCATGCATAATCGATTTAGAATTTAACTTTAAGATTTTGGTTATTAATTGTTTATAAGcaggtattataattactatcattattattaaaagtattattattttttaaatatagcatttttattaaaattagtattatcattaaaattaacatttttaaaaattatcattattattattatcaatattattaacattattactaacatgaccataattactatcattaataagtaattactattactattactatagaaATACAAACtctttagttattattaatacaattttatcaaataaatattagtgacttaaaaacatatataatatacaaaacataactatattaatatgtttataataaatattaattattcatctaaggtatatataaaaattaacaatacttaattaataaataaaatctaTAAaccattaaatataacaatatatatacgtacataaatttgttcgattacgattatatgttttaatatatatatacaaatgatataggttcgtgaatccgaggccaaccctgcattgttcagtatcgtcatatgtatttttactacaaaatacattaggtgagtttcatttgctccctttttaaatgcttttgcaatatatatttttgagactgagaatacatgcgctgcttttataattgctttatgaaatagacacaagaacttaaaattacattctatggttggattattaaaccgaatatcgcccttcaagtctggtaacataagaatttagggaaatggcccctgattgacgcgaatcctaaagatagatctatggaccttgacaagtcccattcggggtacgaatgctttagtacttcgagattattatacagaagagaggttctgttttggggatattctatgcattaagttaacgtcggttaccaggtgttcaatccatatgaatgatatttttttgtctctatgcatgggacgtatatttatgagaaatgaaaatcttgtggtctattaaaatgatgataatgaatgtttatgataaactaatgaactcaccaaccttttggttgacacttgaaagcatgtttattcttaggtacgaaagaaatcttccgctgtgcatttgctcatattagagatattacttggagtcattcatgacatatttcaaaagatgttgcattcgagtcgttgagttcatcaagattgttattaagtcaagtatagttggatatattatgaaatggtatacatgccgtcaactttcgatgtaatgagagattgtatttttaaaaacgaatgcaatgtttgtaaaatgtatcatatagaggtcaagtacctcgcgatgtaatcaactattgtgaatcgtttataatcgatatggactttgtccagatgggttaggacgggtctctacagttggtatcagagcgatggtcttagcgaaccaggtcttgcattagtgtgtctaactggtagttatttaggtgcattagtgagtctggacttcgaccgtgtctgcatgtcaaaagttttgcttttcatttctagtcgaaaatcacttgcttatcattcttagtctagacacgttttactggattgactgcatgaatagtgtatagacaaaattcatatcatagcgtatctgttactgtaactttgcctgacatattccgtagattcctccgtaacttatgggatttcagtattatatatgcatatgtaaattatttattgcaggatactaatctacatcctataatctatttcttatcaaaaatccttcatctgatcgtacgagatgaatccctcaatcagttcgagtccctcagattccgatagctattctgatagttattccgacagctattccgacatggatattcatctaagctccggaagcagcgtcaccagaatgaataaagtaattagccatcctcaattcatctaatgggtttatagtcgacttaatcaatggagacgcgaagaaggcgatcccttccaccaaccgaattcacctcttggcaatgaacctgaagcgtttacccgcgaacctgttctagacaccattttctctctcatttctagagtatctcgtcacggtcatatactatctcagatttcaaacctcattcatctgctcgtccgaaccaacaatcatcctggtataatagaagaaattaacgagcttcgcgctcgagttgtagccttggaaaatatagtgcaaaatttaccagattcagcaacatcaccggtaccaacagtactatcagtaacagcaccagtatcatcaacaatccatgccttaacatctcattctgtatctcgagtataatcatcgtcctacgtatcgttctacatcatttaccttcgttctacatagcgattatgtaatctctaaagtcttagagattatttattctagctcaaactgaaaagcaaatgagtttaatatcatattgactcattaaatccatgattacatctgaagaaaatatatatgtatatatgttttcataaagattgtaattaaaaattcttttgtacaaattgttaatggtgaaatattttaacgggtaggtaatacccgaggaatatttagatttcacatcaataagttacactgtacattcttcgaagctgattcaacagtcatttactatcctacttacaaccaccgacatacgtatccgttcaccgccgaataaccattttcatccaattttatatttg from Rutidosis leptorrhynchoides isolate AG116_Rl617_1_P2 chromosome 9, CSIRO_AGI_Rlap_v1, whole genome shotgun sequence harbors:
- the LOC139868036 gene encoding protein ALP1-like; protein product: MAYGTTPDMFDEYIKIGEKIAALCLDYFLKMRQYTRGDKRGPSIMLEAVASQDLWIWHGFFGMAGANNDINVLNASPLFNSIKDGTAPPSPFDVNGHHYDRGYYLGDGIYPDWAMLVKAPHSPTDEPRKKFKRFQESARKDIERAFGVLQGRFAMLKTPAGSLDFNKIRRHMYACLVLHNIIQENNRFVIGRREERMIERNPPRRLQRDLRDRDARVKEIRDRQVHRKLEADLTEHVWNLSPYFRTANDE